In Eubalaena glacialis isolate mEubGla1 chromosome 3, mEubGla1.1.hap2.+ XY, whole genome shotgun sequence, the following are encoded in one genomic region:
- the CAMK1G gene encoding calcium/calmodulin-dependent protein kinase type 1G gives MGRKEEDDCSSWKKQTTNIRKTFIFMEVLGSGAFSEVFLVKQRVTGKLFALKCIKKSPAFRDSSLENEIAVLKKIKHENIVTLEDIYESTTHYYLVMQLVSGGELFDRILERGVYTEKDASLVIQQVLSAVKYLHENGIVHRDLKPENLLYLTPEENSKIMITDFGLSKMEQNGVMSTACGTPGYVAPEVLAQKPYSKAVDCWSIGVITYILLCGYPPFYEDTESKLFEKIKEGYYEFESPFWDDISESAKDFICRLLEKDPNERYTCEKALRHPWINGNTALHRDIYPSVSLQIQKNFAKSKWRQAFNAAAVVHHMRKLHMNLHSPGVRPEVEHRPPITQASEASRPSSPEITITEAPALDQSVALPALTRLPCQHGPLPTAPGGRSLNCLIHGSLRISSSLVPMQQGPLAVGPCGCCSSCLSVGTKGKSSYCSEPTLLKRANRKQNFKSEVMVPVKASGSSHCRVGQTGVCLIM, from the exons ATGGGTCGGAAGGAAGAAGATGACTGCAGTTCCTGGAAGAAACAGACCACCAACATCCGGAAAACGTTCATCTTCATGGAAGTGCTGGGATC AGGAGCTTTTTCAGAAGTTTTCCTGGTGAAGCAAAGGGTAACTGGGAAGCTCTTTGCCCTGAAGTGCATCAAAAAGTCGCCTGCCTTCCGGGACAGCAGCCTGGAGAATGAGATCGCTGTGTTGAAAAA GATCAAGCATGAAAACATTGTGACCTTGGAGGACATCTATGAGAGCACCACTCACTACTACCTGGTCATGCAGCT TGTTTCTGGTGGGGAGCTCTTTGACCGGATTCTGGAAAGGGGTGTCTACACAGAGAAGGATGCCAGCCTGGTGATCCAGCAGGTGTTGTCAGCAGTGAAATACCTCCACGAGAATGGCATCGTCCACAGAGACTTAAAG CCTGAAAACCTGCTGTACCTCACCCCTGAGGAAAATTCTAAGATCATGATCACAGACTTTGGTCTCTCCAAGATGGAGCAGAATGGTGTCATGTCCACTGCCTGTGGGACCCCAGGCTATGTGG CTCCAGAAGTGTTGGCCCAGAAACCCTACAGCAAGGCTGTGGATTGCTGGTCCATTGGCGTCATCACTTACATATT GCTGTGTGGGTATCCCCCCTTCTATGAAGACACTGAGTCTAAGCTTTTTGAGAAAATCAAGGAGGGCTACTATGAGTTTGAGTCTCCGTTCTGGGATGACATTTCTGAGTCAG CCAAGGATTTTATTTGCCGCCTGCTGGAGAAGGACCCGAATGAGCGGTACACCTGTGAGAAGGCCTTGAGGCACCCCTG GATTAATGGAAACACAGCCCTCCACCGGGACATCTACCCGTCAGTCAGCCTCCAGATCCAGAAGAACTTTGCCAAGAGCAAGTGGAGG CAAGCCTTCAACGCAGCAGCCGTGGTCCACCACATGAGGAAGCTGCACATGAACCTGCACAGCCCAGGTGTCCGCCCGGAGGTGGAGCACAGGCCACCCATCACTCAAGCCTCTGAAGCCTCAAGACCCAGCTCCCCTGAGATCACCATCACCGAGGCACCCGCCCTGGACCAGAGTGTGGCCCTCCCTGCCCTGACCCGGCTGCCCTGCCAGCATGgccccctgcccactgcccctGGGGGCAGGTCCCTCAACTGCCTGATCCACGGCTCCCTCCGCATCAGCAGCAGCCTCGTGCCCATGCAGCAGGGGCCCCTGGCCGTCGGGCCCTGCGGCTGCTGTTCCAGCTGCCTGAGTGTCGGGACCAAAGGGAAGTCCTCCTACTGCTCTGAGCCCACGCTCCTCAAAAGGGCCAACAGAAAACA GAACTTCAAATCGGAGGTCATGGTGCCAGTTAAAGCCAGCGGCAGCTCCCACTGCCGGGTGGGGCAGACGGGAGTCTGTCTCATTATGTGA